One Kineococcus aurantiacus genomic window carries:
- a CDS encoding DUF899 family protein, which yields MALPEVTTREEWLRARKDLLVREKELTRAQDALAADRRRLPMVQVTTDHRFTGPDGEVGLLDLFAGRDQLVVQHVMFDPSWDEVCPSCTAALDELSDGLLRHLNARRTTFTAVSRAPYGKLAASAAARGWTFPWVSSHGSRFNHDFHATLDPGVAPVQLNHRDADELRAAGMGWALEQPGEVPGYSCFLTDGGRVFHTYSTFARGTEQLGGAYAFLDMTALGRQEAWQEPHDRVPDARGAVPNFAD from the coding sequence GTGGCTCTGCCGGAGGTCACCACGCGCGAGGAGTGGCTGCGCGCCCGCAAGGACCTGCTGGTCCGGGAGAAGGAGCTGACCCGCGCCCAGGACGCCCTGGCCGCCGACCGGCGGCGGCTGCCGATGGTGCAGGTCACCACCGACCACCGCTTCACCGGCCCCGACGGCGAGGTCGGCCTGCTGGACCTGTTCGCCGGCCGCGACCAGCTCGTCGTCCAGCACGTCATGTTCGACCCGTCCTGGGACGAGGTGTGCCCGTCCTGCACGGCCGCGCTGGACGAGCTCAGCGACGGCCTGCTGAGGCACCTGAACGCGCGGCGCACGACGTTCACGGCCGTCTCGCGCGCCCCGTACGGGAAACTCGCCGCCTCCGCGGCGGCGCGCGGCTGGACGTTCCCGTGGGTCAGCTCGCACGGCAGCCGGTTCAACCACGACTTCCACGCCACGCTGGACCCCGGCGTCGCCCCGGTCCAGCTGAACCACCGGGACGCCGACGAGCTGCGCGCCGCGGGGATGGGCTGGGCGCTGGAGCAGCCGGGGGAGGTGCCCGGGTACAGCTGCTTCCTCACCGACGGCGGCCGCGTCTTCCACACGTACTCCACCTTCGCGCGGGGCACCGAGCAGCTCGGCGGTGCCTACGCGTTCCTGGACATGACGGCACTGGGCCGGCAGGAGGCGTGGCAGGAACCGCACGACCGCGTCCCCGACGCCCGGGGGGCGGTTCCGAACTTCGCCGACTGA
- a CDS encoding osmoprotectant NAGGN system M42 family peptidase — protein MSTADTPQPVDVSIDVEYLTSTLMEMLRIPSPSGRTDAVMQAVGDHIAALGLPFDLTRRGILRATLRGRSEGVHRAVVVHADTIGLMVKRVKPSGRLEVVPVGSHSARFSEGAHVTIFTDDHDRVYTGTVLPLKSSGHTFGDEIDTQGVGWPYVEVRIDEPVESAGDVRALGIEVGDHVALDAAPQLTRRGYVKSRHLDDKAGLAACLAALKALRDADLPLAVSAQFLVTIGEEVGFGATHGLAPDVAELVAVDNAVVAEGQNSREELASVAMLDMTGPFDYHLSRRLHALAREHGIPAVRDVYRHYRSDAAPALEAGIEARHALLGFGLDSSHGHERAHVDGLVALARLLAVYLQSGLTFDDWDREEAGPLADFPSLSVQPADPEPVDRTVVPDEHR, from the coding sequence ATGAGCACCGCCGACACCCCCCAGCCCGTCGACGTCAGCATCGACGTCGAGTACCTCACGAGCACGCTCATGGAGATGCTGCGCATCCCCAGCCCCTCGGGCCGCACCGACGCCGTGATGCAGGCCGTCGGCGACCACATCGCCGCCCTGGGGCTGCCGTTCGACCTCACGCGCCGCGGCATCCTGCGCGCGACGCTGCGGGGCCGCAGCGAGGGGGTGCACCGCGCCGTCGTCGTGCACGCCGACACCATCGGGCTGATGGTCAAGCGCGTGAAGCCGTCGGGCCGGCTGGAGGTCGTGCCCGTCGGCAGCCACAGCGCCCGGTTCTCCGAGGGCGCCCACGTGACGATCTTCACCGACGACCACGACCGCGTGTACACGGGGACGGTCCTGCCGCTGAAGAGCAGCGGGCACACCTTCGGCGACGAGATCGACACCCAGGGCGTCGGGTGGCCGTACGTCGAGGTCCGCATCGACGAACCGGTCGAGTCGGCCGGGGACGTGCGCGCCCTGGGCATCGAGGTCGGTGACCACGTGGCCCTCGACGCGGCCCCGCAGCTGACCCGCCGCGGCTACGTCAAGTCCCGGCACCTCGACGACAAGGCCGGGCTCGCGGCGTGCCTGGCGGCGCTGAAGGCGCTGCGCGACGCCGACCTGCCGCTCGCGGTGAGCGCCCAGTTCCTCGTCACCATCGGCGAGGAGGTCGGGTTCGGCGCCACCCACGGCCTGGCCCCCGACGTCGCCGAACTGGTCGCCGTCGACAACGCCGTGGTCGCCGAGGGCCAGAACTCCCGTGAGGAACTGGCCAGCGTCGCGATGCTCGACATGACCGGGCCCTTCGACTACCACCTGTCCCGGCGCCTGCACGCCCTGGCCCGCGAGCACGGCATCCCCGCGGTCCGCGACGTGTACCGGCACTACCGCTCCGACGCCGCCCCCGCGCTGGAGGCCGGCATCGAGGCCCGGCACGCGCTGCTCGGGTTCGGCCTGGACTCCAGCCACGGGCACGAGCGCGCCCACGTCGACGGCCTCGTCGCCCTCGCCCGGCTCCTCGCGGTCTACCTGCAGAGCGGCCTGACGTTCGACGACTGGGACCGGGAGGAGGCCGGGCCGCTGGCGGACTTCCCCAGCCTCAGCGTGCAGCCCGCCGACCCCGAACCCGTGGACCGCACGGTCGTGCCCGACGAGCACCGCTGA